One window from the genome of Bradyrhizobium xenonodulans encodes:
- the dnaJ gene encoding molecular chaperone DnaJ, which translates to MSTSTKRCYYETLEVERDADEGKLKSSFRKLAMKFHPDRNPGDDTSEVKFKEINEAYEVLKDKDKRAAYDRFGHAAFEQGGPGGGAGFGAGFASSFSDIFEDLFGMAGQRGRGGRERGADLRYNMEITLEDAFGGKTAQIEIPVSVTCEACSGIGAKAGTKPKTCSTCGGAGRVRQSQGFFTLERTCPGCQGRGQMIEDACPSCSGQGRVTRERTLSVNIPPGVEDGTRIRLAGEGEAGVRGGPPGDLYIFLSLAQHQLFQRDGADLHCRVPISMVTAALGGEFEVPTIEGGKTKVKVPAGTQSSRRFRIASKGMPVLRSRQMGDLYVQVAVETPQNLTKRQQELLAEFEKLSSGNTQPESVGFFAKVKDLFSNRAS; encoded by the coding sequence ATGTCCACGTCCACCAAGCGCTGCTATTACGAGACTCTCGAAGTCGAACGCGATGCCGACGAGGGCAAGCTGAAATCGTCGTTCCGCAAGCTGGCGATGAAGTTTCACCCCGATCGCAATCCCGGGGACGACACCAGCGAAGTCAAGTTCAAGGAAATCAACGAGGCCTACGAAGTCCTCAAGGACAAGGACAAGCGCGCGGCCTATGACCGATTTGGCCATGCGGCTTTCGAGCAGGGCGGCCCCGGCGGCGGTGCCGGTTTCGGCGCGGGTTTCGCCTCTTCCTTCTCCGACATTTTCGAAGACCTGTTCGGCATGGCCGGGCAGCGCGGTCGCGGCGGCCGCGAGCGCGGCGCCGACCTGCGCTACAACATGGAAATCACGCTCGAGGACGCCTTCGGCGGCAAGACCGCGCAGATCGAGATTCCTGTCTCCGTCACCTGCGAGGCCTGCTCGGGCATCGGTGCCAAGGCTGGCACCAAGCCGAAGACCTGCTCGACCTGCGGCGGCGCCGGTCGCGTGCGGCAGTCGCAGGGCTTCTTCACGCTGGAGCGGACCTGCCCGGGCTGCCAGGGCCGCGGCCAGATGATCGAGGATGCCTGCCCCTCCTGCTCGGGCCAGGGCCGGGTCACCCGCGAGCGGACGCTGTCGGTCAACATTCCTCCGGGCGTCGAGGACGGTACGAGGATCAGGCTTGCCGGCGAGGGCGAGGCCGGGGTCCGTGGCGGCCCCCCCGGCGACCTCTACATCTTCCTGTCGCTGGCCCAGCATCAGCTCTTCCAGCGCGATGGCGCCGATCTGCATTGCCGGGTGCCGATCTCGATGGTGACGGCGGCCCTCGGCGGTGAATTCGAGGTGCCGACCATTGAGGGCGGAAAGACCAAGGTGAAGGTGCCGGCCGGAACCCAGTCGAGCCGCCGATTTCGCATTGCATCAAAAGGCATGCCGGTGCTGCGCTCGCGCCAGATGGGCGACCTGTACGTCCAGGTTGCGGTCGAGACCCCGCAGAATCTCACCAAGAGGCAGCAGGAATTGCTGGCCGAGTTCGAAAAGCTCTCTTCGGGCAATACCCAGCCGGAATCCGTGGGCTTCTTCGCCAAGGTCAAGGATCTGTTCAGTAATCGGGCGAGCTGA